In Archangium violaceum, the following are encoded in one genomic region:
- a CDS encoding metallophosphoesterase family protein yields the protein MNLPHLLRRAGSAALLLSLGACQTAGVSTGGGAAQVRPPPAVLVGAGDIASCESDQDEATAKLLDGIDGTVFTLGDNAYPDGSAEDYAKCYAPSWGRHKQRTRPTPGNHEYHTTRAHPYFEYFGEAAGKPGQGYYSYEAGTWHVVVLNTELPEEARAEQQRWLREDLKAHPARCTLAYWHRPLFSSGWERDNPGVKEMWDALYEAGADVVLSGHDHFYERFAPQTPDGRADPERGLREFVVGTGGKESYVFGDPLPNSEVRQADTFGVLKLTLEDGTYSWEFLSAEGGFEDRGQGVCH from the coding sequence ATGAACCTGCCCCACCTTCTGCGCCGCGCGGGGAGCGCGGCCCTGCTGTTGTCACTCGGTGCCTGCCAGACGGCGGGAGTCTCGACGGGAGGGGGCGCCGCGCAGGTGCGTCCGCCACCGGCGGTGCTGGTGGGAGCCGGAGACATCGCGAGCTGCGAGTCGGACCAGGACGAGGCCACGGCGAAGCTGCTGGATGGAATCGACGGGACGGTGTTCACGCTGGGGGACAACGCCTATCCGGATGGCTCGGCGGAAGACTACGCGAAGTGCTACGCGCCTTCATGGGGGCGGCACAAGCAGCGCACGCGCCCGACGCCGGGCAACCACGAGTACCACACGACCCGGGCCCACCCGTACTTCGAGTACTTCGGCGAGGCGGCGGGCAAGCCGGGCCAGGGCTACTACAGCTACGAGGCGGGAACCTGGCACGTGGTGGTGCTCAACACCGAGCTTCCGGAGGAGGCGCGCGCCGAGCAGCAGCGCTGGCTGCGCGAGGACCTGAAGGCGCACCCGGCGCGGTGCACACTGGCCTACTGGCACCGGCCGCTCTTCAGCTCGGGGTGGGAGCGGGACAACCCGGGCGTGAAGGAGATGTGGGACGCGCTCTACGAGGCGGGAGCGGACGTGGTGCTGTCGGGCCATGACCACTTCTACGAGCGCTTCGCCCCGCAGACTCCCGACGGTCGCGCGGATCCGGAGCGGGGCCTGCGGGAGTTCGTGGTGGGAACGGGAGGCAAGGAGTCCTACGTCTTCGGCGATCCCCTGCCGAACAGCGAGGTGCGCCAGGCCGATACCTTCGGGGTGCTGAAGCTCACCCTGGAGGACGGCACCTACTCGTGGGAGTTCCTCTCCGCGGAGGGCGGCTTCGAGGACCGGGGCCAGGGCGTCTGTCATTGA